A single genomic interval of Dysidea avara chromosome 6, odDysAvar1.4, whole genome shotgun sequence harbors:
- the LOC136259324 gene encoding uncharacterized protein: MVYYRYHIMVRQQVPVLLKAKRLFQQFLYDAYCKIETERLQFLRREQKALRADCYQDLRDAMVDGDGDPRNVGRRVILPSSFTGGPRYMHECQQDAMTYVRKYGHPDLFITMTTNPNWPEIRNNLLPGQEPLDRPDLVARVFRLKVKKLLEMLTMEMIFGKPRAWLYSTEWQKRGLPHCHLLQWLIPEHKITPDKIDDVICAEIPDPMVDPELHQIVISNMVHEPCSLSDLRTNECGPLLEDEGTIKFYTKQIMDDIKYLREQFDSSPRHQGGIIY, translated from the exons atggtgtattaccgctaccacatcatggtcAGGCAGCAAGTACCTGTATTGCTTAAGGCTAAAAGGCTTTTCCAGCAATTCCTGTATGACGCCTACTGTAAGATTGAAACTGAGCGCTTACAGTTTCTCAGGCGTGAGCAAAAGGCACTAcgtgctgattgctaccaggattTGCGGGATGCAATGGTAGATGGGGATGGTGACCCCAGGAATGTTGGTCGTAGGGTGATCCTGCCGTCGTCATTTACTGGTGGACCACGCTACATGCATGAGTGTCAGCAGGATGCAATGACCTACGTTAGGAAGTATGGCCACCCCGACCTCTTTATCACCATGACCACCAATCCTAATTGGCCAGAGATTAGGAACAATCTACTACCAGGTCAAGAACCTCTGGACCGTCCAGACTTAGTGGCCCGTGTGTTTAGGCTTAAGGTGAAGAAATTGTTAGAGATGCTCACAATGGAGATGATTTTTGGGAAACCACGGGCTTGGCTCTACTCAACAGAATGGCAAAAGCGCGGTTTGCCACATTGCCATTTGCTGCAATGGCTTATTCCAGAGCACAAGATCACTCCAGATAAGATTGATGACGTCATCTGTGCTGAGATCCCTGATCCAATGGTTGATCCTGAGCTGCATCAGATCGTGATTTCCAACATGGTACATGAGCCCT GTAGCCTGTCAGACCTACGCACCAATGAATGTGGACCACTGTTGGAAGATGAAGGTACCATCAAGTTCTATACTAAACAGATCATGGATGATATCAAGTACCTTCGAGAGCAGTTCGATAGTTCACCGAGACATCAAGGGGGGATAATATACTAG